The following nucleotide sequence is from Drosophila simulans strain w501 chromosome 3L, Prin_Dsim_3.1, whole genome shotgun sequence.
AATGTCGAGTTTACAGCGCACAATGTTGAAGGGCAAGCTGCCACCCACAATTCCTGGCGGGCGCATTGGCAGAGCGTAAGTGCAGATGATTTTGCGACTGGAGTGGGGAGTACGCAATCTCTACCCGATTTGGCTAATTACAGGGACTCGTTCAAGAAGTCGCGCATCCGCGACTACAAGCCGGGCATGTGGAACGAATTCTTCGCGGAGAAGGAGGACGTCACGGTGGATGAGCATCGCACCTTTCGCATCTATCGCACCAAGCAGCCGGAGAAGCCGGGTCCAGTTCTCCTTCTGCTCCACGGCGGTGGCTATTCTGCCCTCACATGGGCCCACTTTTGTGTGAGTAACTcccaaatattaaattgattaGTCTTAACTTGTATATCCATTTAAGTCCGAGGTGACCAGCATGATCCACTGCCAGTGCCTGTGCATCGATATGCGAGGTCATGGGGACAGCAAGgtggacgacgaggacgatCTCTCCGCGGATACGCTGGCTAAGTGAGTTGAATCCACAAAACCATTAATGTCTTAAAAAATTGTTcgtaaaatatgttttagaGATGGTCATGCGTATTTTCCTACTACTTAcatataaaaatcaatatttttaagattttgtCGAGTAAAACTTCTCGCATTAACTATTAGCTGTATGAACGATCAGGCTAAACTTGCATAATCtctttaattataaaaatagcgCACTGTGCTTAAATGAGGTCGATCTATTTGTTTTAAGAACGATTACTCATTTGGGattttagtttggtttttatagcatttgaaaatatctataatttttaaaatattctaaacaGGGACATCGGTGACTTAATACTGAAGCTCTATCCTGAAGAAGTGCCGCAGCTTTTTGTGGTTGGCCACTCGATGGGCGGCGCCATCGCCGTCCACTTTGCCCACATGGCTCTGGTGCCCAACTTGATTGGAATTACCGTCATCGATGTTGTGGAGGGCACTGCCATGGAGGCACTGGCCAGCATGCAGAGCTTTCTGCGCTCCCGTCCAAAGTATTTCCAGAGTATTCCGAATGCTATCGAATGGTGCATTCGAAGCGGCCAAGTGCGCAATGTGGACAGCGCCAAAGTGTCCATGCCGGGACAGATAATCAAGTGAGTAGGACTGTCgtaattgccaaaaaaagtaataataaatcaatCCCACGCAGCTGTACAACGAACAAACTGGCAACGAATGATCTGCCATTACCCGATGATGTATTGGAGGAGGCCCACCACAACAGTATGTTTCCCAATCCGTTTAGCATTTCGGAGGATGAAGAATCGTCACCGCCGGGCGATGACGCCGCCGATGGCTCCTCAGAAAGTGCCGCAGCTGGCGCGGATTTCAAGAAGCCCAACACGACCAAATCGACAACCGAAGCGGCCAAAAAGTACGTAGacttatttagtttattttaggCAAAACACCAatttttcattgattttttcTCAGTTATACCTGGCGCATTGATCTGTCCAAGTCGGAGAAGTACTGGGTGGGCTGGTTTTCGGGGCTGAGCGATAAGTTCCTCAACTTGCGCCTGCCCAAGCAACTGCTACTCGCCAGCATCGACGGACTGGATCGCACTCTGACTGTTGGCCAGATGCAGGGTCGCTTCCAGATGCAGGTCCTGGCCCGCTGCGGTCACGCCGTGCACGAGGACCGTCCACACGAGGTGGCTGAGGTTATAAGCGGCTACTTGATCCGGAATCGGTTTGCAGAAGCAGCCAGCGAATTTCGTTGCCACATGCCGTCGTGCTAAACACAACCACCCCCTGAATCCGAGGTTGAGCACAAACTGAGGTCACAAAAGTCTATTTTTGAATGGAGGAGCATTACTCTTTGAACTTACAGATGcgtgcatatacatatatatatatatatacaaaatgtaGTGCGTAGGTCCAGATATATACAGCCGTATATTCTATATACACATAAACTAATAATCCAGTAATTTATTCggtacttttaattaaaccacTTGAATTTTCAACATTGTACTTTATACTCATTTTGCCAAAATCTAAGGTCTAAAGTGCTTGCGTTTGGGCTTCTTGCATTGTTATAATGAGTGTGTATTAAATATGTGCCAGATCAAACGAAAATTTAACGAAATCCAAATTATACGAAAGCGAATAAGTTGAATAAAGCTATTTATTAATCGAGTGTTACCATAAATTCccataaaattcaaatgaatcttggaatttatttatttggtttgctCGTCGTGTCAAGGAAATCatgaaactttaaaaacaGGATAACACATTTAGTCCACGAAACGGAAGCCGCCATCGGacttcatcttcatcttgGACTCCAGCGCCTGAATGCGACGCAGACGCTCGGCAATCTGGTCACGAATCTCCGGACGATACTTCTTACCCTGCCCCATGGACTCCATTTCCGTCAACCACTCGGCACGCTCGTTGATTTGGTCCAAAACTGCAGGAGCAAGCCACCTCAATGTATAATTATTCTTATACTTAAGAAATATTCCAACTTACGCTCGTTTATGATATCCTCCTCCGTCACCAGTTGCTCTTCACGCGGACGACGTCGCGGCTTGATCGCCGGATCCGGCAAATGAGTGCCGGCCATGGTGAACTGCAGCTGCGACTTGGCCTTCTCTCCATGCATCCGGTTGTCGGCGGGCGGGCGGTAGTAGCTCTGCTTGTAGGCTCCGCTCGCCTCGATCTGCCGTAGATTCTTACGCTTGGCATTGCGCGCCCGATCTAAAATGGCCAGTGTCTCCTTGTCAGGATCGTTGTTGGTATTGGGACGCGGCGGTTCGGGCAGGGGTAATGGCTCCCCATTGCGCAGGCTCTCATCGATCTGCTTGCGTACCAACATCGACATCTTGGACTCCTTGACAAGCACTAAGTGGGAGGTTATAACGAAGCGCAAAATTTACACGATTATCTTTATGGATGGTCCTCTTATCCTCATTCCTTAGCAGTTTGGCATGCCCAAAACCCACTTACATCGGATCAGATCGGCCGTCTCCTTGCTATATTGCACCTTGGCCGAGTGGAAGGCTCCAGCTCCGCCAGGCGGAATGCGTTCACTGGGCCACATGGGCAGCTTCTGCGAACCGGGCTGTCCGCCATCCGCATCCGGTTCGTGGTGGGGCATCAGACCACCGGGCAAAGCCTTGATCTGCACGTTGTTGAAGCGATGTCGGCTCATTCTGTAAAGCTAATAATTTTTGCTTCGGAAAAGTTAGGCTTGTATATACTATAGAAAATCGCTTCGATAATTTCGTGTGGCGTGTTTGAAGGCTAGCCTCGGTATGAAGTTGTTTTTCGCCGGACAACAAAAGTAGAGACGCTTGGCAACCTGGGTTGTTAGGTAAACAGCATGGGTGGGTATTTTTAAATCtcgaaataatttattgaaaataaatatatgtaggtattgtatgtgtgtatatgtgtgggTAGGTACACGCTTGGTTTATGCTCGCATTATGATAAACTTGCGAACATTTAACTGACTTATGCACATTCGTCTACGAGTAGTTGCACTTTTACAATAAACCATTTAGTTTGTGGATCGTTTTGAACTCGCTAAAGTTTGACAATTAGGTTTCGATTATCTTGTGTATCCCAACTGGCCGTACAATAGGTTTTTATCATTAAATAAAAGCATCTGCGATTTACAGTGTTGCGGTTGTTGATAACAAACGAATCTTGGAAATATCGACgaaaaattagaaaacaaaaacatttccaaCCAAGATTTTTACACATGCATTTGTTCGGTTTTATACATTTACAATTAGACTACACGTTTTTACGCTCTtaaggtaaatattttttggctgccTTCTTTTTCCAGCTTGGCCCATCgtcgttttttgtttgaacCTAAGCTTAGCGAcatacatttgtatatataaatatatataatttttaaaaaacaactaaaacaTAACATATCGAGTGATTGGCTTGCCATTTACATTATAAACAATTGACTAAAGCAAacataatagtaatagtagaGATAATCTAATCAATGACAATGATGATCATGATCGGTATGCAATACATGGGTTTGGCTTAcgcttaaatatgcaaaatacaATATGTGGTTCCGATTCTCAAACACAAACAGTGAAACATTGAAACTCTTTTCTGTTAAAGTTTAGTCTAGTGGTAGTTTCCGCCGTTGCGATTTCCTCTGGTGCAGTTACGGTTCAGCAAATATGttccttttaatttaaaataaattatgtgtacgtgtatatataaacatatccATTATGTGACTACTACTTCATTCAGCAAGCCTAGTTTTGATTCGCGCAAACAATTCTCAGCTCTCGTTTCTCAATTCTCACTTTTCAATTCCCTCTCCATCCAGCTTTCTTCCttctagtttttatagttGCGAAAAGTAATCTTAGTCAGTCTCATGGTCACGATGCAGAgttcattttataattttttactAGATAAACTTTTTTCGTCGTCGTTCAAATCCGCGGTATTTCTTTCATTTGGCGACGTTGTTGATAGTGAGTGAAATAGTCGATGTTGTGATTGGGGTTTAGAATAGCGTAAAATGTTGAtcaaatttggccaaattttcctAGGTAGAGAGAAGTTACTGTATTCTGTTGTtgcgatgtgtgtgtgtgtttgttttttgttgtgggGCTTGGCTTGTTAGTTTAACTACATAAATGGCGACAACATTTACGAAACCTATACATTAATAACATTGACAGTAAGATGCCACGACCCCGCTGACAGCCGACATGGGATTTCCGTCGGGGCTCCACAAGTCCACCGGCCAGCCGTTGGTCCTGCGGGCCCGAGTCAGTTGATCATATCTTTGGGGGCGCCTTGACATACAGTTAATAAACTTAACATTAAAACAAACTATCGTCTTACTAACTAAAAACGATTACAGAACGGGATGTGAAAGGAGACGCAGGGTGGACAACTTGACGCGACACAAACAGACACGAATcttaaatatctaaatataaaaacatttatgttCGTTTATGAAATCAAACATCAAACACGGCTCAAAGCTAAGTGAACACAAAAACTGCTGGCAGCCTCAAATCTAACGCCATTACATGATGATTTCAAAACTCAGATAGCCCAGAATCTTGCTCAGTTCATTGCCTGTTCAGTCATTTGGCGACACAACGTCTCCAGCTGTTCTAGGCTTTTAAAGTCGTTCATCTTGTACTCGGTGACATGGGGCGACATGCCCAGGCTGCCCAACGGTGACTGGGACAGGCAATGGTCTACGCCATGgctgttgttcttgctgcttTGGTGACAGAGATTGTGGACAcaggcaccaccaccaccattgGAGCACAGACAGCTGCCACTGCCcacggcggcggcagctgctgccaacagttgcaactgttgctggTTAATCAAATTGTTGTTCAGCatgctgttgttattattgttgttgatcaGGATCTGGGGCTGATCGTGCTGGTCCTGATTCTGGTTTGGATTACTAACCATCACAACAGCTGCCATGGTCTTCTTTGGTTGTTGCTCCGCACTGGACACTCCTCCGCTAAGTtttctctgctgctgctgctgcggctgctgatTGCGTTCCAATCCCAGGTTGTCGTTAGATCCGTTGTTGGTGAGCACTCCCTGACCGGGCTTGAATATCaattgctgcggttgctgcggACCTCCGGCCACCAGAATAAGATTATTCAGCGACCGGCGATGCGATTGTGGTGGCGTCTGCTGAGGCAGCGCTGGAAAGTGGTTGTGTTGCTGCAGCATCTGTTGCATCTGCTGGGGATGATGGTGTGACTTACTAgacggcggcggtggtggctgctgctgaggATTACCCATGAAGCTTGGGTACGAGGAGCTCTTGTACTGCGGCTGATGGGATGGACCGCCGCCATAGCCGTTGTAGTCAAACTGCGGC
It contains:
- the LOC6737370 gene encoding protein phosphatase methylesterase 1, which gives rise to MSSLQRTMLKGKLPPTIPGGRIGRADSFKKSRIRDYKPGMWNEFFAEKEDVTVDEHRTFRIYRTKQPEKPGPVLLLLHGGGYSALTWAHFCSEVTSMIHCQCLCIDMRGHGDSKVDDEDDLSADTLAKDIGDLILKLYPEEVPQLFVVGHSMGGAIAVHFAHMALVPNLIGITVIDVVEGTAMEALASMQSFLRSRPKYFQSIPNAIEWCIRSGQVRNVDSAKVSMPGQIINCTTNKLATNDLPLPDDVLEEAHHNSMFPNPFSISEDEESSPPGDDAADGSSESAAAGADFKKPNTTKSTTEAAKNYTWRIDLSKSEKYWVGWFSGLSDKFLNLRLPKQLLLASIDGLDRTLTVGQMQGRFQMQVLARCGHAVHEDRPHEVAEVISGYLIRNRFAEAASEFRCHMPSC
- the LOC6737371 gene encoding UPF0193 protein EVG1 homolog, encoding MSRHRFNNVQIKALPGGLMPHHEPDADGGQPGSQKLPMWPSERIPPGGAGAFHSAKVQYSKETADLIRLLVKESKMSMLVRKQIDESLRNGEPLPLPEPPRPNTNNDPDKETLAILDRARNAKRKNLRQIEASGAYKQSYYRPPADNRMHGEKAKSQLQFTMAGTHLPDPAIKPRRRPREEQLVTEEDIINELLDQINERAEWLTEMESMGQGKKYRPEIRDQIAERLRRIQALESKMKMKSDGGFRFVD